Below is a window of Musa acuminata AAA Group cultivar baxijiao chromosome BXJ3-11, Cavendish_Baxijiao_AAA, whole genome shotgun sequence DNA.
CTCTCATAAATAGCTGGAGTAGTAGCTTACGCATTCAATCTTCTACACGAGTAGTTCTTCATGCAATACAACTTCCCTATGAACAACAAACCAGAGCAGTCATGATGGTAGTGATCTATGTTAAGGCACTCTTTATCTACAGTTCAGTGCTACTTAATCTGCAGATACTTGCTGCAGTTTATTCTTAGAATACACTAATGCTCTAGAGAAGCTCTCTGAGCTGAAGGTTATGTAAGCACCCTTCTTTGTCATTTAGATCAGGAGGTCAGCTCCAAGCACACATTTGAGACCACCACCATGTTTCAGAAGGGATGAACATGATCGAGAAAGTAAGTATCAGTAATTCTTCTTACCTCTTAGCAGATTAGCTACAAGCTTGCATTGTCCTTGGACCGGAGAAGCTTTGGGTGGCATGTCTGAGGGGCTTATCACACACGGAGAGTGGAATCACTGTCTCAAAAGCTTCCACAAGCAGTGCCACTTTCTGCCGCCTTGCCGGAGCCAGCTTTGTCACTGCCTGCTGGAGTGCATAGTCTATCATCCACTCCTCGGAGTTCTTTCTTTCATCCATCATCTGGTGCCGGAGATCCACCTTCTCTGCTTCTGGGTCAGGCTCCTCCGGCAGAAAGTTGGGTGGCCGTGGATTGAACCCTCTCGTCTCCTCCATCTCCTCGTCTGTTCTCTTCCTTGTGGTATTCGTTCTCGCATTCggatcaccatcatcatcatcatcgatagACCTGTTGAATTCAGTATTACTGATGGTGATTGGAGTAAGCTCAGCGTCATCGGTGCTGCGGTCATTGCTCTCAGCTTCTTCTGGTTCTGATTGGATTTGATGGTCTTCTTCGATATCATCATCTTGATCGGCACAAGGAACATGGACTTGTAGCAGCGAACTTGTCTCGGCCTCTTTGATATCAATCGAAACTGCTTTATCTGAATTAATGGCACTGTCCTCTGATCCACCGTTGCCATTCTCCTGCAGTGATTCAGGTTCCGGTGCTCTCGAGCATTCTTCATGGCACGCCTCTGCCTCGGACTGATCAGTGTAAACCTCGTTCTCGAATAGCATTCCTAGTATCGGACCCAGTTCATCATCGGAGAAAGAACTCTTGTCATCAGCAAATGGATCCACATCTTCCTCCAATTCGATCTCGGAGGACTCGGAAACCTCTGCATGATCCTGGCTGTCTTTGCCCGTTCCAGCGCTTGCCCAACATTCCTCTGTAGTCGAGCTTGGGAATTCCTCTTTGGCAGCTCCATCTTCCTGATCACAACTCTCATACTCGAGAAAGTTCATCAAGACCTCCAAATCATCAACCGAAAGGTCACTGCTTTGGTCGACATCGCCTTCCAAGATTACATCCTCGAGATTTCTCTTACCATCTTCCTCGTGCTTGAAACATTCCATGTCACCCTGCTTCACATAGATCTCGACGAAGTAATCACTGCCTATTTCTTCGATCAGGGAAGAAAGCTTGACGGCTGCTTGCCCTGTATCCATCTGCTTCGAGTCCTTCCTCGAGCCCTGTCTTCTGAACGGAGAAACCCCTTTCTGCTTCATGCACTTTTGGGCTTTGAGCATCTTCCGCCGCGACGCCAAGAAGCACTTGAGAGGAGGCAGATCGGCATGCCAGTGGCCATTCAGAGAGCAGTACTTGTAAGGGCAGACCTTCGCGACAGAGGTGCCCTCGGCTTCGGTGCCTCCAGGGCGAAGCTCCAAAGCCTTCGGAAACTTCAAATCCTTGAGAGTCGACGAGCAGGTCGCCCTGTTCACCTTCGGCCGGGGACACGGATGAACTGCGAAGTTCCTCTTCGACGAAAGCCTCAGTAGCTTCGAACTAAGCTTCCTTCTCAAGGCTCTTGCAGGTTTCGGCCCGGCTTGAGAAGACGGACAAACACTTGCCTGGCTCAACCGATTCGAACTCTTCTTGCTTCTTTTCCTATCAGTAGCGGCGGTGGGATCACGAGTCACCTGCCGCTGCTCCTTCCTGGCGTCCGAACTGGTTGTGGGCTTCATATAATTCGGCATGACCCGCGGTGTCACCTTGTTCATCCTCATCTTGGTCTCTCCTCCTTCCTTGGCACTCGATCCTCGTTGCTCAAGGGAGGAAAGGTGCCCGATCTTTCTCTGAACCATGGCCGGAGCATGAAACGAAGAGCGGAAGAGGCGGGTGGCTTTCTTCCTTCCTATGATCTGATTGGAATGGGAAAGGCTGCAAGGAAGGAAGTTCTTGTCGTGGGGAAGGAAGATGGACGGCAAAGCTTGGAGGAGCTCCGAGAAGAAGAGATTCTGCCTTCTACGGTTTCGATGCTTAGTTTAAGAGTGGGTATAGCCCCTTGTTTTGTTTTTCCCTTGTGGAGGTGTGATTGACGTAGCCATCTGTGACCGGAGTTGATGTGGGAAGATGATGATGTCTATCTCCGCTTTGGTGGTGGGGATGGGATTCTAGTATTTGCTAGTCTCTGGATGTGCCACTGAATTATCTTTTTGTCCCATGATACGGAGGATATTGGCACTTTGTGTATGTGTGATTACTCGTCACATTTCTGCATTCTTTTCTACTTCCGAAAACTCAGCAAGATAATTTTTAGATACACTTATTACaatagaaccttgaaaattgaaacaagaatcaaagccATGTGATCATCATGTGTTGTTCTTCATGGTGATGATAGAACAGGGATCAAATTTGCCGCTTTAGCATATCTCAGGATTTTGATGGTACGCTCATGTTTGTAAAGCCAAGATGGAGTCTTCCCACTATTCCTCTAATCTTTGTTTTTTGTTCTACTCTAATGTAATAGGTTAACATTGTAATATTATTAGAAAATAATATATTCACTTttagaagaaaaaggaaacaagaCCATCATGGTGAGCTTATAATAATGACAACAACGACAAGCAACTACGCAATATTGGTCGAGAAGAATTTAGAAGGCAACATGCAATACATTTGTGCCTTAGTGGGATGAGTTTTGATGTTATGATAAATTATTTCTTTGCAACTTAGATGGCCAGCAATTGAGTTATCAAACTAACTCTTTACTAGCAAATAATGTACTGGTAGAAGGTTCATTTACATAACTATTTTCTCTTTTGCCTTGCAATGGATGTTATGCTATATTGGATTAAGGTAATAAAATTTTCCCTACTATGTATCAATATATAGATATAtcagatatttataaaataatcatgttctaattattttttaatattcgaAATAGTTTACTCTTTCCATATATATTATGGACACTGCATAGTCGCTGCACATTAGACCTTTGTCTTgcgattttaaatatataataaatagatCATGGGATCCGGTCGCAAGAGGAACGAACGGTTGTGATGAAGGCGCGCTACTGCTAATGAAAAGACCCGTCCTCGCCATCCAACGCAACAAGAGATAGTGGAGGCTGCCGCTCCCCTTTCTGGGCCGAGACAGGGAACATGTCTCCCCACCACATAAAGGAGATGCTCCTCAAGAGCCCCGAGTCACGGTGCCGTGTCGGCAAAGAAACTGCTGTTTCCTGGCTCCATCGAGACACGCGGGTCTCCACCGGACAAATGACAAAGGATGAGATATAATGCGTGGGTATTGGGGCCCGGTTAGGTCTGGTCGGCGAAAAAGGGTGGCCTGCGGGGCTGCACCTCGCCACCCCCACCGGTCTTTTTGGCCTGACACAGAGAGGGAAGAAAAGAGATGAAAGAATCGTTCTTACCTCCCCTCGTGTCTCCCATGTCTGCCGCCCCCCATTTCTTTCTCCCTGTTTGCTTCAGGAAGAAGGACACGTTATCTTTTGATCTTTCTATAAGAATAGTATCAGCCGACACTCCGATCCTTTGAGCCGCCCGCCCCTACAGAGAAGACCACGCAATCAGTGTTCCTGGGAGGGACCCCGGAATTCTTTTCAACTGATACACCTAAATTAAAATATCTGTTGCTGAGATCTAAAATTAGTGCGACAATTCAAGTCTTTAAGTTGAGTTCAGGAAAGGGCAGATATTGTTAGGAGAAATAAACATTCAAATCTATAATTTAGAATGATTTCAGATACGAATATGCCAAAATTCATGAATAAGTAATCCTTTGCCATTACAAAGTATGTCTTGTGTTGGGGGTCATGGACATCCTTTCCCACTAATGGAGGTCAATTCTCTTAGGCTTTGCAGCAGAGAAAAGAAGGCAAACTATGTTGCCTATCAATTTTCCTGGGCTTTTTGATGTGTTTGCAGGAGGGAAAAGAAGGCAAATTGTGTGGCCTTTATTAGGTTTGCATGGTTTAGCTGCAAAAGCTTAAAAGAAATGATGGTGATTTATCGTCTAATAGAATACGTTATAAATGTTTGTAATCATGATAAATTGTAGAACTCAAATCTCTTGGATCGCTTGGAAGGTAAAACCATAGACTTCAGGAAATAAAGTCTATCATCTAATAAGTTGGGAGTTCTCACTGCAAATTCCTTGTAGCTGTTTGGGATCACCGTAATGACTATCTATTTCACAACCATCGGTTGCAACCTTTTGCTTCATGAAATAAAGCCATTGTAATGTCTAATGATCAAAGACGTCATCATTCTACTTCCGAGATAACGATGGCAGACCTCTTCAGTGAGAAGAGTATGATTAGTCAAACCATGATAATTCTTTCGGTATCAGCAATGTGATTGCAGAGACATTATATCATCAAAAATCGACAAGGACAATTAGTGAAAAAAAATGCAAGCTATTAAACCAGGAAATCCTACAATCCAATGCAAATGGAATCCTGGGTGATATATGGCGTACCAAAGAAGGCACAATAAAGGGTTCATTTAGATGAGCCAACATCTGGGTTCATTTAAATTGTCAATGACTATTTAACCTCTAACAATTCCAATGCTAGACCATGGAATAAGTTCAACTATTGCAGTACTTGTGCGTGTGACACAAACATATTGTAATAGAGTAGAGATCAAGAAGATATAAATCTCATGTGGGCTCATCTGCAGATATTGCCATTGGCCCACTAACAAGAAAACCCAAAATTCATGTGGAGTCTTCTACAATGGTACAGTCATATTGAACGCTTCAGCTACGAATGATAGGAATATATTAGAAACCATACTTTTCAAGAATTTGAATTTGATTCAATCATCACCTTCTACAGAAACCTTTGTCATAAAAGCATAGACTATAATAAAAGATGCAATTGTTTCTCCTGTCAATCTCTTTCCCTTCTCCGCCCTTCTTgtctttattattttaattctctGGTAAtattattcttttaattttagTAACATTAAAATCTCCACATATCATCCAAGGTATGCTTAAAAGTTTAAATTGCTGCAAATTAAGTCCTATATCCTCAATTTCAGCTAACCTGCATGAGTTGAAGGATTCAGATTCAATGTCATAACACTCTTTCATATCAAAGAACTCCATCCTGTTATAATTCCAGACTCCCTAATAACCCAAGTCAATGTGTTTCATTCATCGATGTAGTTCTTGCTTATGCATCTTAATCTATAATTGCTCACCTTTGTTTAGATCCCTACACATGAATGACGTTGCACTTGTTATCCTCGGGAAACCtccttgcctttttttttttttttttcagtttttcACACCTCATCAAGATTTTGAAATTCCATGATTGCACATATTTTTTTACTCACTACTTCTACAACATGATAGCACTCCATGCATGTCCCATAGCATACACCTTCAACAGCATGGTATTTTATAGTACTTAATCAACCACTAGGAACATTGTTTAGGGACATCACACTATGTCACTAGGCCCTTAAGGACTTCACCGTAACTTTTAGTCACTTTATATTTAGTCTAGGGTCAAATCCCCATTGTGTTGCAAACTAACATTGCATTTGTAGAAAGATTGTTAACGACCAAGGTGGTTGTGGAGCTAAGTTGGCCATTTGGTCTTGTTGAGCTTATCTAAGGAGAGAAGTGGCCTACTTCTATCTTTTTCTTTAGTATAATggatttttcttttgttatttatcttGTTAATCACAAAAATATGCACTCCTTTTGACAACTATAGGCCCCATGTTGGAGGGTGCATTACCATTTGTTTTATGAATAATGGGTATAGGGTCTCTAagtttttatcatcataaattgtCCCCTCCATATGATTGTCTATTGTTTCCATAGCATTCTACATATACTTCAGAACTAGCCATGAATCCACCACCACCACTCATCTAGCATCATGGTTGCAATGGCCACCATGGCCATCATCAACATGAAAGTGGTCTTGACAGTTTAGATCTTGGTGGTATTGTTGTTTCTCTCAACCTGTCCCTCATAACCATTTACATGTTCAACTCTTTGTTCGAGTGGAATAGAAGACGCACCAAATTTCAAACGACAGGCACTAAACTAAAAACTAGTATGCATTATCAAGCATTATTATTCTGACGGAATGATCTTAATGTGACTAATTTGTTCAATAAACTCGAGAACTATCTTCTTTTATGAACCCGATGTCTTAAGATTAGGATACTATCACAATCCTCGAGTCATTAAACTTTAGGGACTCTCATGAGCAACCTCTAACATTATGTCTCGATTAGAGAATACCACCATAATACATGAAGTTAGATGAGCTTGGTTTTCCACTCCTAATCGATGTACTAGTCCTTTGTAAGTACTTGATCAACTTGGTTTCTCAATTGCGTTCCTCCCTTGAAGATAGCCATAAAACAGAACACCTTCAAAGCATCCTTGAGGGTTTGGTCATGTCACACAAAAAATCTAGAAGCCAGAGATTGGAACTGGAACAACCAACTCTATCATCGACAAGGAACAATGGACAGAACTGATCTAGGTTGTAGAAGCTATTTGGCTTTGCCATGAGAATAGCGTTAATAAGAAAGGGGGTGGGAGGGAGAAGGGAT
It encodes the following:
- the LOC135653125 gene encoding calmodulin binding protein PICBP-like — its product is MVQRKIGHLSSLEQRGSSAKEGGETKMRMNKVTPRVMPNYMKPTTSSDARKEQRQVTRDPTAATDRKRSKKSSNRLSQASVCPSSQAGPKPARALRRKLSSKLLRLSSKRNFAVHPCPRPKVNRATCSSTLKDLKFPKALELRPGGTEAEGTSVAKVCPYKYCSLNGHWHADLPPLKCFLASRRKMLKAQKCMKQKGVSPFRRQGSRKDSKQMDTGQAAVKLSSLIEEIGSDYFVEIYVKQGDMECFKHEEDGKRNLEDVILEGDVDQSSDLSVDDLEVLMNFLEYESCDQEDGAAKEEFPSSTTEECWASAGTGKDSQDHAEVSESSEIELEEDVDPFADDKSSFSDDELGPILGMLFENEVYTDQSEAEACHEECSRAPEPESLQENGNGGSEDSAINSDKAVSIDIKEAETSSLLQVHVPCADQDDDIEEDHQIQSEPEEAESNDRSTDDAELTPITISNTEFNRSIDDDDDGDPNARTNTTRKRTDEEMEETRGFNPRPPNFLPEEPDPEAEKVDLRHQMMDERKNSEEWMIDYALQQAVTKLAPARRQKVALLVEAFETVIPLSVCDKPLRHATQSFSGPRTMQACS